GACCATCGGCTTCAACCCGCAGTACCTGATCGACGGCTTGCAGAACCTCGGCGCTCCCACCGCGGTCTTCTCGTTCGTCGACGCGTTCAAGCCCGCTGTGATCTCCCCCGCTGGCGAATCCGGCGAAATCATCCCGGGATACCGCTATCTGATCATGCCGATCCGGGTAACGCGCTGATACTGAGCGAGGAACATTCGCACTTCTAGGGGGAAGACCATGCAACTCGGCCTGATCGGTCTCGGCCGGATGGGTGGCAACATGCGGGAACGACTTCGTGCTGCCGGGCACGAAGTCGTCGGATTCGACCAGAACCTGGATGTAAGCGACGCCACCAGCCTGGCCGATCTGGCCGAGAAGCTGGCCGCGCCGCGGGTGGTCTGGACCATGGTGCCCTCCGGCAAGATCACTGAGGAGACCATCGACGCGCTCGCCGAGGTGTTGTCCCCCGGCGACATCATCATCGACGGCGGTAACTCGAAGTTCACCGACGACGCCCCGCGGGCCGAGCGGCTCGCCAAGAAGGGCATCAAGTACATGGACGTCGGTGTCTCCGGCGGCGTCTGGGGCAAGACCAACGGGTACGCCCTGATGGTCGGCGGCGACAAGGAGACGGTGGCGCACTGCATGCCGATCTTCGAGGCGCTCAAGCCGGCCGGCGAGTTCGGCTTCGCCCACGCGGGCGGTCCGGGCGCCGGTCACTACGCCAAGATGGTGCACAACGGCATCGAGTACGGCCTGATGCACGCGTACGCCGAGGGCTTCGAGATCCTCGAGGCCTCCGAGCACGTGGACAACGTGCCGGCGATCATCAAGAGCTGGCGCGAGGGCAGCGTCGTCAAGTCGTGGCTGCTCGACCTGCTGGACCGGGCCCTCGACGAGGACCCGAAACTGGCCGGCATCAAGGGCTACGCGGACGACACCGGCGAGGGCCGGTGGACGGTCGACGAGGCGGTTCGTCTCGCCGTGCCGGCGCACGTCATCTCGGCGTCGCTGTTCGCCCGGTTCGCCTCGCGGCAGGACGACTCGCCCGCGATGAAGGCGGTGGCCGCGCTGCGCAATCAGTTCGGCGGCCACGCCGTCAAGCGCTGACCCATGCACGTACGCCGGGTCGAGCTCGTCGACTTCCG
Above is a genomic segment from Actinoplanes ianthinogenes containing:
- the gnd gene encoding phosphogluconate dehydrogenase (NAD(+)-dependent, decarboxylating), whose protein sequence is MQLGLIGLGRMGGNMRERLRAAGHEVVGFDQNLDVSDATSLADLAEKLAAPRVVWTMVPSGKITEETIDALAEVLSPGDIIIDGGNSKFTDDAPRAERLAKKGIKYMDVGVSGGVWGKTNGYALMVGGDKETVAHCMPIFEALKPAGEFGFAHAGGPGAGHYAKMVHNGIEYGLMHAYAEGFEILEASEHVDNVPAIIKSWREGSVVKSWLLDLLDRALDEDPKLAGIKGYADDTGEGRWTVDEAVRLAVPAHVISASLFARFASRQDDSPAMKAVAALRNQFGGHAVKR